In Numida meleagris isolate 19003 breed g44 Domestic line chromosome 3, NumMel1.0, whole genome shotgun sequence, the following are encoded in one genomic region:
- the LOC110396378 gene encoding triadin-like, whose protein sequence is MKREKENKPIHKEKSEKSEKPEKKVPSKEEKKAKSAKVETKVKKEVKDGKGEAKMAEKVKQTETKTTEVGLIKAKPKFKEEKALQTLTKSEKKGKQNEEETDEDLKKIVDKKERE, encoded by the exons CAATTCAcaaagagaaatctgaaaagtcagaaaagccagaaaaaaaagtgccttCTAAAG aggagaagaaagcaaagagcgCCAAAGTGgaaacaaaagttaaaaaggaagtgaaggatggaaaaggagaagcaaagatGGCTGAGAAGGTCAAGCAGACGGAGACTAAAACAACAGAAGTTGGGTTAATAAAGGCCAAACCAAAATTTAAGGAGGAGAAAGCTCTTCAGACTCTTACTAAATCGGAAAAGAAAGGTAAACAAAATGAGGAGGAAACAGACgaagatcttaaaaaaatagtagacaaaaaggagagagaatga